The following coding sequences are from one Triticum aestivum cultivar Chinese Spring chromosome 5A, IWGSC CS RefSeq v2.1, whole genome shotgun sequence window:
- the LOC123106324 gene encoding uncharacterized protein: MGESRGSISFFGTYRPPVPLGIFSCPIDPPPSSYEDELLLTDDESYNQNGHAIPAAALREILAFMGKKNPKMASDCGVTLEDVDKGHVTGLVFVSERDRGLETLHLALRRPATGQVVKVLSLLGDIYGVGGGVCMEDSGCIAGGFTVNGGRCAVGHSLVYVSTKEPAKTRRTPWSVVYRTDLADGKTERLTPLGQYDLSPAVSPSGKMVAVANFHGNRWNGEIENLKTQIVIMNVDKGAQGRLGRKVVIKDGGWPTWGSDNVIFFHRGFDQNPPTNTAAWAVFRYDIATGREERVTPVGMDAMTPAAISETRVAVAFIGEKSKQVQKMVDRVESQYRHIQIFDTATTEKPPVKITQMMRREGDHYNPFVLDGGSRIGYHRCRTDNLQDNNKITSIERKFDKVQSHHADVGLFRVTGVFPSISKNGKKLAFVDNEFKAVWLADSQGGLRIVYKVRKEKSVFSTSWNQNDELDTLYVCEGPAFTIDEPVQIMRIPDVSAPGRRRALPLTDKPFNCAFPSTNAMGDKLVFRSSRDRVGGERKHKNLFIIDAIKGEALGVDQLTDGPWTDTHCSWSPREGCDWIVFSSSGRPEKDVFKPAGEPELDHGLDPGYFAVYLVSAKDKVKGVVPVPVRVIYSAPTIAGHINHPVFSPDMMSIVFAADLAAVSADPISMPHFTHSVRPYGDIFSVNLIDTEDMAKNKDIQKFHRVTHSRYEYSTPTWSGRADDELDPNTKWKMLESWHDDFQPRCPYVGGQAGQKESWHMTGHLSIDKRCC; the protein is encoded by the exons ATGGGGGAGAGCCGCGGCAGCATCTCCTTCTTCGGGACCTACAGGCCACCGGTGCCCCTGGGCATCTTCTCCTGCCCCATTGATCCGCCGCCATCCTCTTACGAGGACGAGCTGCTGCTCACCGACGACGAGTCCTACAACCAGAACGGGCATGCCATCCCGGCGGCCGCGCTCAGGGAGATCCTGGCCTTCATGGGAAAGAAGAACCCCAAGATGGCCTCCGACTGCGGCGTCACCCTGGAGGACGTGGACAAGGGCCATGTCACCGGCCTGGTCTTCGTCTCCGAGAGGGACCGCGGCCTCGAGACGCTGCACCTGGccctgcgccgccccgccaccgGCCAGGTGGTGAAGGTGCTGAGCCTGCTGGGTGACATCTATGGCGTCGGTGGCGGTGTGTGCATGGAGGACAGCGGCTGCATCGCCGGCGGCTTCACGGTGAACGGCGGACGCTGCGCCGTCGGCCACTCGCTCGTGTACGTGTCCACGAAGGAGCCGGCGAAAACACGGCGCACCCCGTGGAGCGTGGTGTACAGGACCGACCTTGCCGACGGCAAGACCGAGCGCCTCACGCCACTGGGCCAGTACGACCTGAGCCCGGCCGTGTCACCGTCCGGGAAGATGGTCGCGGTGGCCAACTTCCACGGTAACAGGTGGAACGGCGAGATCGAGAACCTCAAGACCCAGATCGTGATCATGAACGTGGACAAGGGGGCGCAGGGACGCCTGGGCCGCAAGGTTGTGATCAAGGACGGCGGGTGGCCGACATGGGGAAGCGACAACGTCATCTTCTTCCACCGAGGGTTCGACCAAAACCCGCCCACCAACACCGCAGCGTGGGCCGTGTTCCGGTACGACATCGCCACCGGCAGGGAAGAGCGGGTAACCCCGGTAGGCATGGACGCCATGACCCCGGCGGCCATCAGCGAGACCAGAGTGGCCGTGGCGTTCATCGGGGAGAAATCCAAGCAAGTCCAGAAGATGGTCGACCGCGTGGAGTCGCAGTACCGGCACATCCAGATTTTCGACACGGCCACGACGGAGAAGCCGCCCGTGAAGATCACCCAGATGATGAGGAGGGAAGGGGACCACTACAACCCCTTCGTGCTCGATGGCGGCAGCCGCATCGGCTACCACCGCTGCAGAACCGATAA TCTGCAGGATAATAATAAAATCACAAGCATCGAGAGGAAGTTCGACAAGGTGCAGTCGCACCATGCGGATGTGGGGCTGTTCAGGGTGACGGGCGTGTTCCCGTCAATCTCCAAGAACGGCAAGAAGCTGGCCTTCGTGGACAACGAGTTCAAGGCCGTGTGGCTGGCCGACAGCCAAGGCGGCCTGCGCATCGTCTACAAGGTGAGGAAAGAGAAGAGCGTCTTCTCCACGTCGTGGAACCAGAACGACGAGCTGGACACGCTCTACGTCTGCGAAGGCCCGGCCTTCACCATCGATGAGCCGGTGCAGATCATGAGGATCCCCGACGTGTCCGCCCCCGGGAGGCGGAGGGCGCTGCCCCTCACCGACAAGCCCTTCAACTGCGCCTTCCCGTCCACCAACGCCATGGGGGACAAGCTCGTGTTCCGCTCCAGCAGGGACAGGGTGGGAGGGGAGAGGAAGCACAAGAACCTCTTCATCATCGACGCCATCAAAGGGGAGGCTCTCGGCGTGGACCAGCTCACGGACGGGCCGTGGACGGACACCCACTGCAGCTGGTCGCCCAGGGAAGGCTGCGACTGGATCGTCTTCTCCTCCTCCGGCAGGCCGGAGAAGGACGTCTTCAAGCCGGCCGGCGAGCCGGAGCTGGACCACGGCCTGGACCCCGGCTACTTCGCCGTCTACCTGGTGAGCGCCAAGGACAAGGTCAAGGGGGTGGTGCCGGTGCCTGTGCGCGTGATCTACAGCGCGCCAACCATTGCGGGCCACATCAACCACCCTGTGTTCAGCCCCGACATGATGAGCATCGTCttcgccgccgacctcgccgccgtctccgccgaccccatctCCATGCCACACTTCACGCACTCGGTCAGGCCCTACGGCGACATCTTCTCCGTCAACCTCATAGACACAGAGGACATGGCCAAGAACAAGGACATCCAGAAGTTCCACCGCGTCACGCACAGCCGCTACGAGTACTCCACGCCTACATGGTCCGGCCGTGCCGACGACGAGCTCGACCCCAACACCAAGTGGAAGATGCTGGAAAGCTGGCACGACGACTTCCAGCCCCGGTGCCCCTACGTCGGCGGCCAAGCTGGCCAGAAGGAGAGCTGGCACATGACCGGACACCTCTCCATTGATAAAAGGTGCTGCTAA